One Rosa chinensis cultivar Old Blush chromosome 5, RchiOBHm-V2, whole genome shotgun sequence genomic region harbors:
- the LOC121053143 gene encoding uncharacterized protein LOC121053143 produces the protein MSTTYSQFKSRLKKEWQGFGSPELGRANLPNADLWNERPVSHWHWLCDNIYTNQSCIEIAEKNSANRYMQQHTYRAGARPYVQHALAASKEGKELSLINNWGEKHKDDNHEWINEVAKKKYEKMEAERIALIEKLYREAPEGTPHDSIKLTLEAEYPIMAKELGRKGRMIHGIGNVPHIHSNIHRVSACAGTNSEVPELRALINQLTINMLSMKEQNG, from the exons ATGTCCACTACTTACTCCCAATTCAAGTCTCGACTGAAGAAGGAGTGGCAAGGATTTGGCTCACCTGAGCTGGGACGAGCAAATCTACCTAATGCAGATCTATGGAATGAGAGGCCTGTCTCGCATTGGCACTGGCTTTGTGACAACATATACACCAACCAGTCTTGCATA GAAATTGCGGAAAAGAATTCTGCTAATCGTTATATGCAGCAACATACCTATAGGGCCGGTGCACGACCATACGTGCAACATGCTTTGGCAGCCTCTAAG GAAGGGAAGGAGTTGTCGCTCATAAATAACTGGGGAGAGAAACACAAGGATGATAATCATGAATGGATTAATGAGGTTGccaagaaaaaatat gaGAAGATGGAGGCTGAGAGGATTGCTCTTATAGAGAAGTTGTACCGAGAGGCTCCCGAGGGTACTCCACATGATTCTATCAAACTGACTTTGGAAGCAGAGTATCCAATAATGGCTAAGGAGCTTGGGAGGAAGGGTAGGATGATCCATGGCATTGGTAACGTCCCTCATATACATTCTAACATACACAGAGTATCTGCATGTGCTGGCACTAATTCTGAGGTACCTGAATTACGTGCTCTTATCAACCAACTTACCATCAACATGCTTAGTATGAAGGAACAAAATGGATAG